The genomic DNA AGTAATACTTAGTTTGCGCCTGCGGATGAGTAGACGTCGTCGGGTGAGAAACTGAATAATATCGATCTAGCGGAAGCAACAAGGACCAAAAAAGGCTCAGTCGCAACAGATCGTCAGCGGCACTGAGCAAAAAAGAATTTCTAGTCTGAATCGACCCCAGAAGCACTAACGTAATGATTTGAAAAAGTTTAGTTTTGTAGCCAGCGGTGAAAAGCAGGGCACTTAGTAAAGCGACCGCCAAAAACGCATATTGAAACCAGGCTTCGCCATTCGCAAGCATCAAGGATATTTTCGAATTGCTCATGAAGTTGGATACCCAGTAAGTCCTTGGCATCACGCCCCAGTCGGAATAGAAATCGCGAGCGTAATAGAGCTTGGTGACCAAATCCGAGCAAAGGCAGGCACCCATGGCAATTCTGAAAACCGCTAAAGAACGAAGATCTAACTCTGTCCAAAATGCAAATCGACGAAGCAAATTCACGTAAATCCCTCAGTGTTCCAGTCTCTTTTCGGTCGGTTTCCGTTGAAATGAAAGTACAGCGTGTTTTTTTCTTTCCCACGGAATCTCGAAATGAGAAAACGAGATCAGCCGCTTAAGTTGAATTTAAAATGATCGTCACCCGAACCCGAGGCCACATATGAAGCTACTGCTATGGATTGTTTTTGGCTTAATTCTAGGTCCTGGGTTGACGGACATTTCTCTGCCTTCGTGGCTAGCGGATTTGTCGCAACTGGCGGGGGCTATATTTCTTTTCTTTGCGGGTTGGGAGCTCCAGTTCATTGATTTGCGCAAAGAAGCCCGCTTTTACGGCCTGGTTTTTTTGGGCAGTTTTGTGATTCCGTTTGCGGCGGGTTACTTCTTCTTTGAAGGCAATTTATTTATATCAGTGGCGTTGGGTATCTCAGCTCTTCCGGTGGCCATACAAATCCTTAAAGAAAAGAATATCTATAATACGGTCCTTGCTCGTCGCACGGTCACCTTGGCCAGTCTGTGTGACATCGTGGCCTGGATGTTTTTGGCTTTTCTTCTACCAGAAAAAGACATCTTAAGTTGGTTGCTGAGCCATTGGGTTGTTTTGGCGTTCTTTGTCGGTCTGTTGTGGGGAAGGTGGAGGCCACCTCCTCGTCACTGGATGCTTCCGATTATCCAGATGTGGATATGTGCTCCCATTTTTTTCATCGTGCTGGGATGGAAGATCAATATCCTCCATCTTTTTTCCTGGAAGACCTTTGGATGGATTTTCGGGGTTGCGGTTTTATCGAAAGTTCTAGGTACCTATGTCTTCGCTCGTATCGCCGGCCAGAAGCATGCAGAGGCCTTTAACTTAAGTTTTCTATTAAATGCCCGTGGGGCGATGGAGATTTTGGCTGCGTCTTACGCGTACAATGCGCAGCTGATTTCTGGCGACGTTTTCGCCGCTTTAGTTCTACTAGGTTTAGTGACGGCGCTGATGGCAATTCCCACCGTAAAAGAATAGAAGTGCTGACAGTATTGTCGGGGCGTGTTGAATTGTTAGGATTGTGTCAGGGCCCTTGACCGAACTCTGTCAAAATCGATAGCGTTGGTCATCTTTAAAACTTGTACCAGAGAGTGTATGGATCAGCGACTGATTTTCAGAAATTCGCTTTATTGGCCCCCATCAGGGGGCAGTCCCGGGGAAAAATCCCGACTCCACACCCTCCGTGTGTCTGAATACCCGAAGTGTCTAAAAAATTTGAATACGTATCTTAATAAAAACGGCGTCTCTATGACGCCGTTTTTATTTTTTCAAGGGGAGTACTAATCCATGTGCGGAGTGGTGGGGCTAATTGGAGAAGAAAAAGCGGGGCAAAAACTTTATCCGGCGCTCTTTGCCCTTCAACATCGCGGACAGGATGCCGCCGGCATCTTGAGCTATGATTTCGAGCGCTCACAATTTCATCTTGAGAAAGATTTGGGGTTGGTCGAGGACGTCTTTACTTCTGAAAGGCAGCTTCGCCTTAAAGGCTCAATGGCTTTGGGGCATACGCGATATTCTACAATAGGAACTGTGGATAAAGAGGACCTTCAACCCCTGTTTCTAAGTTATCCCTACGGCATCGGCATGATTCACAATGGAAATGTCACAAACTATGACGAAGTTGTGGATTATCTTCGCCATCGTAAGCTGCGTTGGACTTTCAGTCGCAACGACCTTGAAATCCTCTTGCATATGAC from Bdellovibrio sp. ArHS includes the following:
- a CDS encoding cation:proton antiporter, giving the protein MKLLLWIVFGLILGPGLTDISLPSWLADLSQLAGAIFLFFAGWELQFIDLRKEARFYGLVFLGSFVIPFAAGYFFFEGNLFISVALGISALPVAIQILKEKNIYNTVLARRTVTLASLCDIVAWMFLAFLLPEKDILSWLLSHWVVLAFFVGLLWGRWRPPPRHWMLPIIQMWICAPIFFIVLGWKINILHLFSWKTFGWIFGVAVLSKVLGTYVFARIAGQKHAEAFNLSFLLNARGAMEILAASYAYNAQLISGDVFAALVLLGLVTALMAIPTVKE